The Lepidochelys kempii isolate rLepKem1 chromosome 20, rLepKem1.hap2, whole genome shotgun sequence sequence GCAGTTCTGGGGAGGGAGGCTTACCCCTGCTCTGGAGAGACAGAAAGATCTGAGATTCTCAGGGGTGCTGTCCATGGCTGCGGGGGGATCCAGCCCTCTGGAGGGGCGCTGCGGGTGTTGTGGTAAGGTGGGGGATCCGGCCCTCCTGGGGGTGCTGTGGCTGGGTCGGGGGGATCTGGCTTTGCTGCCGTCCCTGCTTTATGGGTCCCTGGATGTCTCCGCTCAGCCCTGTGCCTTCCCTTTGCAGCACGCAATAACATCCAGCACGCCGGCGTGCAGTACATCCTGGACTCGGTCATTCCCCAGCTCCTGGCCGACCCCACTAAGCGCTTTATCTACGTCGAGGTGGCCTTTTTCTACCGCTGGTGGCGGCTGCAGACGAACCCAATGCAGCAGGCGGTGAGGCAGCTGGTCAGCGAGGGTAAGGGATCCCGCCCAGCTGGGCACTGCTCTTGTGGCAGAAGGTGGAGTGACCTGCACTGCTGGGTCTGGTGATGTCCCCAGCCCGCTCATACAGAGGGATGTCTGCATaggtgggggagatggggagagagagacacactcaCAGGGATTCTTTGCCTCAGTTGGGTCTGCGGGTGTGTTTCTCTGACACGCACCACGCATGTGTCTCTGGGTGTATGTTGTGCAATACTGACTAGTACAGGCCCATGGCCCATGTGTGTGAAAGAGACATGCCCAGATAATATGCCTGGGTCAATCAATGGGCGTGCGTGGTGTGAGGGGTTCGGTCAGAGAGATCTCCTTGgtactgtcacctgacgtgctgaagttacctctgagcccgttttccctgccagcttgggactccagaaccctgccttgttgagccagacacgctagccttcTGCAacgcagacccaggtctggtccacacccccaaatatgcagactttaaccaaaaactgctcacaggtcccctgtctccagcacccaaacacccagttcccaatgggatccaaaccccaagtcaatctgttttactctgtataaagcttatacagggtaaacttataaattgtccgccctttataacactgatagagagagatgcacagccaggtattaatcacttactctgggtttaataataaacaaaagtaattttattaagtataaaaagtaggatttaagtggttccaagtaataacagacagaacaaagtaagttaccaagcaaaataaaacaaaacacacaagtctaagcctaatacgttaagaaactgatttcaggtaaatctcaccctcagtaATGTTCCAATAaccttctttcacagactagactccttcctagtctgggcccaatcctttcccctgttacagaccttgttagttcctgctcaggtggtaactagggaaTTTTTCATGACTGGCagtcccctttgttctgttccactcccttttatagctttggcacaaggcgggaatcctttgtctctgtgGGTCCCCACACccctttctaaatggaaaaagcaccaggtttaagatggggttgatcacatgtcactgtaagacctcattcttctgtacatgtacacaggaaggcttgcaggtaaacaaaccatttacaaccaaaaagaaaaggagtacttgtggcactcacgaaagcttatgctcaaataaattggttagtctctaaggtgccacaagtcctccttttctttttgcgaatacagactaacacggctgctactctgaaacctgtcatttacaaCAAGttgtcctggtcaatgggagccatcaagattctaaaccaccattaattggcccacactttgcataattacaataggacctcagagttatacttcaggTTCCTAGTTTCAGGTAAAAGAAGGtcacattcatacaaataggatgaccacactcagtggattataagctttgtaatgataccttacaggagaccttttgcatacagcatattccagttacatcatattcacacttagaaacatatttttacaaagcatatggagtgcaacgtcactaGAGGCCGGTGTGTGAAAGCCACATGCCCAGATAATATGCCTGACTGGGTTGTTGTGCGTCATGCCATGCACACTGACCCTTTGCCTGTACTGGTGGGTACCTCATAACACACACGCACAGAGGGAGCAAATGTCTGGGGTGTGTCTCTGTCCCACACATACATGTGGGGCTTCTGCTTGGGTCATCTTGTGTCTCTCGCACAACTTGATTCAGATCTTTATTGGCACGGTGTAAAAAAGCAGATCACAGACACTCCTAGCTATGGCTGCAGGTAGCCTACACGTGTGGGTGTGCGTGTCTgcctcacacacacagtgtttgCTTGTGTGGATCAGCATCTCTCACATGCACACGTGATATTGGCCAGTGTCATCTTATGTCCATGCTGCCCCACACCCTCAGAAAGTCCCTGGCTTCTCTTCTTCCCCGGCACTGCCAGGCAGCTGCAGATCCCAGCGGTGCCCGGCCTCCCTGCTCGCCTGGCGCTGAGGGCGACCCgccccctctccttccctacAGGGCGGCTGGAATTTATCAATGGCGGCTGGTGCATGAATGACGAGGCGGCCACCCACTACAATGCCATGATTGACCAGATGACGCTGGGGCTGCGCTTCCTGCAGGAGACCTTCGGGGAATGCGGCCGGCCCCGCGCCGCCTGGCACATTGACCCCTTCGGCCACTCCCGAGAGCAGGCCTCCCTCTTCGCCCAGGTGAAGTCCCCTGGTGGGGCCTGGAACcgtgcaccccccaccccaaatgggCAGGGACTTTGGAGGCCAAGGGGGTAGCCTGCTGGGGACAGTGTGTGTCACTCTCCATCAgcaggtctcaaagtgctttgtgcAGGTCAGGAGCATTATCACCATTTTCcaggtggggaaaccgaggcacaaagtAGGGGTgggacttccccaaggtcacccagcaggtcagtggcagagctgggaatagaacccaggtctcctgagttcccgTCTAGCACTCTAGCCACGAGGTCACGCTGCTGCCTCAGCATTTGCTGGCTCTCGGGCTCTTGGCGTTGACCCCTCCTGCTGCCGTCCCCTTTCCAGATGGGCTTTGATGGCTTCTTTTTCGGCCGACTGGATTACCAGGACAAAGCCAACCGGGAGCAGTTGCAGGAGATGGAGCAGATCTGGAGAGCGAGCGCCAGCCTGCAGCCACCCGGGGCCGACCTCTTCACCGGTGAGCTGGAGTGGGAGTGCTGGCAAGTCTGGAACATCCCAGTTTTGGGGGGCGGGGCACCTGTGCCACAGGCAGACGGTGCCACGGACCAGTGGGCAGCCAGAGCTGGCAGGTGGGTGGGCTCCAGGTGtgtgtcgggggcggggggggtagaCTCATGGTTGAGGGGGAGGCAGTGGCAGAAGCAGAAAGGCTGCCCTCAGGCCGACCCACCTGATGGGACCTGGGGTGTCCAGCTGGGGGCCTGGaatggaggggaggagaggggctggcctgggggtCCCTCCCCCTGGGCTTTTttgtcaccccccccccttttgtacTTCAGAGGTGGCATCCCTAAtcggggctgggggaagagattGGGTTGCTGGCGAGGTGCCCAGGGAGCACACGCTCCCCTGTCTACCTGGGAATCCCCCATGCCCAGCCAGGTGGTGTGGGGCCCTTTCAGatcaggggaggggacagggacccttccccactgccacctctggCCCCATCGGGCTGGGAGCAAGCACCCTTGGGCCGTGCTGCCTGCACTCCTGGCTGGACAGAATCAGATCTTTCCCCCttggggcctggatttcacccttcccccagagccccctccctccctggcattTACACCCCTGTAGGCCAGCTCCTTTTGCCCTGCCACTGTGCCCATCAGTTGGTGGGCCCCACTCCCAACCTGGGACAGCCTCACAAGGCAGAGCTGTgggccctggctctgtgctggcCCCCGACACCCGCATCGTCCCTCATATCGCTGGCTGGATCCCACCCAGGTGCCTGTGCCCCCGGTGATCTTGTTCCCTCCACCCAGGTGTCCTTCCCAACGGCTACAACCCGCCCCTGTCCCTCTGCTGGGACCAGTTCTGCTCCGACAGCCCCATTGTGGATGATGTGAGCGATGAGAATAATGTGGACAGCCTGGTGGCGTATTTCCTGGGAACTGCGGCTGCCCAGGTGAGAGCTGGGAGGGGACCCTCTGCAGCCAGCTGGCCTTatgtctaggggttagagcaaagggcctgggagccaggaggcctgggttctgtttctggctctgggaagggagtggggtgtaATGGCtcgagcagggggctggaagtaAGGAttcctgggtttgattcctgcctctgccatcaGAGGACGCTCAGCTGTTCGTGGCCGACTCTTGTGATTGGCTGGCGCTTAGAGGCTGCCTGGAGATTGGGTGGGGAATTGCTGGTCCATGGGGGAAAGTGTCATTTTATAGCCAGAGAGGGGCTGTAGTAAAGCCCCTTTCGGGGGATGTGAATTTCTTGGGTCCATTGTTAGCTTCACCCTTGCGTGGCCGGACGCCGGTGTAATAATGTCTGTCCCTGGTATAATAATTTCGTGTAGAGCATGGACTGCGGTGCCTATCCTCTTAAATAACAGACCAGCCCCAGAAAAGAGCGTAAGGATCGCATCTTGTGATGGGATTGCCTCAGGGACAGCTCCAGCCCCTGTGACATGCCGCCAGTCTCTGGTCAGCTGCAATACGCAGCTGAATGTTTTGGACCGGTCTCCATTTTCCTCCTCCGCCCCAAGATCGCACTGGGGGAGCCTCCCTGGGGGACTCTCCAGGCGATCTCTGTCATTAGCTCCGGTGACCGGTGTGTCGGCCCAGTGCCCTGGGACCTCTGCTCCGCAGGGTCAGAAACGCGTCAAAATGACTTTTCTGCCAACCGCCCGTTTCGCAAAGCCAGAATTTCCTGCAGAAAAACACTTCCATTTTGCCAAAACAATGTTGCCTTTCCCTGCGCCGGCTGCCTGCCAGGCTCTCGCCACGGGGAGGCCTTAGCTCGGGATCTGGGTACCGAGAGGgggggctctctgagcggggagCTTGAAGCGTCTCCTTCTGTCACAGGCCAAGCACTACCGGACCAAGCACGTTGTCATGACAATGGGCTCGGATTTCCAGTACGAGAACGCCAACCTGTGGTACAAGAACATGGACAAGCTCATCAAACACGTCAACGCGCAGGtaaccggggggtggggggtgtgcagGGCTTCCCAGTCTGGTGGGGACCCGCCTGGGAGGCATACTGGGCTGGGAGAGGCTCCCCGCTCCAGACGCAGAGGGTTGGGCTCCCACTTCCTGACCCACAGGCCAGGCCCCTGGGGGCAGCCGCGTGGCCCAGGCAGGAGGCCTGTTGCACTCGGCAGGGCCCTGCTGTGATGGGGGCAACGGCTGGGCTCGAACCCGGGTCCTCGGGCTCTGGGAGCGGCAGGCCGTGCTGCCTGAGCGACGGACTGAGGCCTGGTAGCTGGAGGCTGCAGCAGACTCCTTACCCTGACTGGCCACTAGGGACGAcagagcccagcccccagctGGCCCGATTGCCCCACCGCTTCCTCCACCCCCTTGTGTCTCTTCCAGCAACTCAACGGGAGCCAGGTTCACGTGCTGtactccacccccacctgctACCTGTGGGAACTCTTCAAAGCCAACCTGTCGTGGTGAGCACCGGGGCCGGAGGgcggtgtggggctggcaggaacCCACCTGGGGTGGCCTGCGCTGTCCCACGCCCCCCATGCTAGGGCGGAGAGGATGGTCTTGCTAACCCCCGGTGCGTCCCCTTTGGAGGGGTAATGATGGAGCCGCCCTGGGGACTGACTGGACGGgcagagcgccccctactgagcctgTACCCTGCTCTCTgccgcacagcgccccctagcgccgcacTGGAGTATATAAATGAGCTCATCTCTCTTTAGTTTCTTCCATGCCATTATAAGCCTCCTCTCTGTTCCTCGGGCCCTGGgagtggctggtgctgggttCAGGGGCTGAGCTGTGGCACGGGCTGGCTGGCTACCCCCCTCTGGCCAGGCAGTGTGCAGGTGGGGTGGattgaggagggggaagggagaaggtcCGGGTCTCCTGGACCCATGAGTTGCAGAGGAGACCCTCTTTGGTGTCGCACAGGTCCCTCAAATACGACGATTTCTTCCCTTACGCTGACGGGCCGCACCAGTTCTGGACAGGCTACTTCACCAGCCGGCCGGCCTTCAAACGCTACGAGCGACTGAGCAATAACTTCCTACAGGTGGGCATCCCCAGTTGGGGGCTGGGAGTCCGGGATCCCGCCCACGTCCCTTCTCCCTGTGACCTGCTGCCTGTCAATCTTCCCAGCACCCTGCTCTGAGCGGGACAGCAAGGAGGTCTGAGCTAGGGGGTCGGACTCCAGAGTTCTGtcccccagctctgagaggggagtggggtctagtggttagagcagaggggctgggatccagggttCAATCCCTAgctctgtgtgactttgggcaggtcCCAtcccctctctatgcctcagtttccccctctatgAAATGGGAGCGGCGAGTCCCTCCTGGAGAGTTACCGGATGCTGATAAATGTTTTCTcatcactgctccccctccctgcccttgcaGGTTTGCAACCAGCTGGAAGCCTTGGCCGGTCCGGTGGCGAGGACAGGCCCCTACGGGGAAGGAGACAGTGCCGTGCTCCGTACGTGAGCTGCTGCGCCGTGAATCACCCCGTTATTGCAATTCCCCCCAAATTTatcctgccccctgcagccacTAGGGGGAGACGGAACAAAGGAAGAGCTCCTGTtgcagccagcagagggcagtgctgCCTCCTCCATACACACGTCCAGCAACGTGAACCAGTGCTGCAGGGATGGGTGTCGGGACTCctaggctctggcaggggagtggggtctagtggttagagcaggggacagCATCAGGActtcctgggttctgctcctatgtgtgtggccttgggcaggtTGCCAAGTTGATGCTGGAGCTTGGGGGCCGATGGGGAGTCTTCAGGCCAGGCAGGAAAGGTGCAGGCCCAGCCCTCTATTGGAGAGGTTGGATTTGGGGGCTGTCTGGCCCCACAatccccctttccctgccccctgcatCGTCCCATCCCGTGGGTTTGGTGCAGCTCCTTGTTCCTCCACAGGCCGGGCCATGGCGGTGGCCCAGCATCATGACGCCGTCAGCGGGACAGAGAAGCAGCACGTGGCTAATGACTACGCCAAGCGCCTGGCTGCCGGCTGGGATGCTTGCCAGGTACGTGCCCTGGCTCCTTGGCACCCTGTTCCCCTCCAGAGATCCCGGAACCTGACTCTGCCTCCTCTAGTCGCCCTGCATCGAGCATCCGAGGCAGGATGGCCCAAGGAAAAGGCAGCCTAGGGGGGTGTCGGTGTAGCCAAGGACCTGCTatggcctcaccccagaggtggctgcatctcagcgctggGCAAGGGGATTTCTTCAGTTAAAGGGGACCCCCCTAATAACTCcctactcctctcctcagcaaAGGGTGGCCCTGGTGATGCCTTGCTGTGGAGACCTGGCAATATCTGTCTCGTGGCCTAAACATGCTCTTTAGTGCATCCTCTGCTAACCTCTCTAGTCCCCAGCGGGGCCCTAGCACTGCCCTCGGGCACTGGGGTCCATGCTGGGCccaaggggagagcgcccccctcTATCAAGCCCCTCGCagcacagcacagcgccccctacttgTATGCTGGGGAATTGGGGCCACCACTGACCATGAGAGGAGAAGTGCCCCACCctgttccctgcagcacagcgccccctagtgccacccTCTTGCATTGGGGTCCATACTGGCAGTGGGgcctcccactccctgcagcacagcgccccccttAGAGTCAGACTCACagctggagtgtgtggggggaggtggatcTCTCGTCTCTCACCTCATGGGAGGCATCTCTCCTCTTGCAGGTCCTGGTCAGTAATGCTCTGGCCAGCATCAGTGGCAACAAGGAGAACTTCATCTATTGCAACTACCTCAATATCAGCGTGTGCCCGCTGACTGAATCCGCCGGCACCGTAAGGACCTTGTTGTTGTTTAGACCGCGGGAGGGGAGCCCGGCCTAGAACCCAGCTCCACCAGCCCCGAGACGGCAGGTCGCTGCTTGAGCTGGAGGAGACTCGCCCTTACCGTGTCGATTGTAGGATGGCTTTTATCCTCTCCGGGCTCAGCCAGTGAATAGCACCCGCGCCCTCTGGCTGGCGGTGGGGAGGATGGGGTGAGCATCTTGCTAACCTGGGTCTGTCTGTCCAGTTCATGGTGATCCTCTACAACCCGCTGGGACGGCGTGTGAGCTGGAACGTCCGGCTGCCCGTGAAAGGAGCCTCGTATTCGGTGACCGATCCCAACGGCCAGATGGTGCCGAATGAGGTAGGGCCAGAGCGTCTTCCTTCTTGgctttttctctcctccctgcGGCTGCCTGCTTGACCTGTTTCCCGTGTCGTGGGCCTGTAGGGGATTCAGTTGTTAGCTGGGGTTGGGCTCGGGCATCTTCTAGCAAAAGGAAGGGtctcttagaatatcagggttggaagggacctcaggaggtcatctagtccaaccccccgctcaaagcaggaccaatccccaatttttgccccgatccctaaatggccccctcaaggattgaactcacaaccctgggtttagcaggccagtgctcaaaccactgagctatccctccctcccccttaacGGGGAGCTGCAATGCTGCTCGTGTAGGCTCTGCCTGCTGCCACCACTAGAGGGCGGTATGATTGCATGCACTCGAGCAGGTCTGATTGCATCCTCTAGGGGGCGATGGTGTCCACAGATACTTGTGGCATTGGGGTCAGTGCCCCCCACCGAGCTCCCGGTCCTTGCTGCACAGCGCCCCTTAGTGCCACACTGGGGCCAGTGCTGACCCCAAGGGGGGAGTGGCCCCTCCTGAGctcccacccctctccctgcagcacagcgccccctagcatcGCTCTGTGgcattggggccagcactgactgtgagGGGGGAGTGCTGAAGAGCTGACAGACAGCCCCCTCCCTGGATTTTCCTTGGTCTCCCATCCACGTTCTAACCAAGTCTGACTCTGCTTAACCTGAGAGCTCCCTGCATCAGCCCCATGGTGTCCCCATGTGGCACAATCTCTGTTCGGACCCTCCCGATGGGGCCTCAGAcggtttttctttctgtttccagGTTGTCCCCGTCTCAAACTTCACCCGGGCAGTGAGGCGAGGCCGGGGAGATGCCACCCACGAGTTGATCTTCCCAGCCTTGGCCCCTCCCCTGGGCTACAGCACCTACACCATCTCGAAAACGGCCAACAGGGACCTGCGCTCCAGGCTAGCCACGCGGATCCGGGAGCAGGCCCAACCCTGGGTGGACACCTGGTCCCCCAGGGAGTTCCAGAATGAGGTACTGTCCTGAGCAAGGGTGCAGCCCGGTCAGTTTCACTTCGTTTGTCGGGTCAGttcttttggggcagggactatctctgttcttgtctgtccgcctccagctgctccatgactggggctccgaggcgctaccgtaatacacctaataaataacgtacagcgcctagcacaatacgGCCCAGGCCCGTGACTGGGGCTCGGAGGCGGTACCGTAATATGCCTAATAAATATTGTGCAATAGGCTTCTCGGGAAGGGGAAGAACTGTTGAAGCTAAAGGATAATGTTGGCACACGAACAAAGTGAGATAAACGGTCCAGGAAATAGTGTAGGCTGGCAATGAGAAGCGGGTTTCTAGGCAGCCATGTCTGGAATGGCctccaatgggagcagtgggaggtAAACAACCTAACGAGCTTTAAGATGGCACTAGATTAGTATCTGACCGGGTGGGGACTGGACTGTGTGACCCAGGGCGTCCCTTCCGGGCGACCCCCAGGTGGAGGGGAGGGTAATCGGAGGTGGAGGAATGAGGGCCCTGCAGTGGGTTGTGCCCCCGGGTCGTGGTCTATTGATGATCTTGCTTTCTTCCCCACAGCACCTCCGGGTTCTGTTCGACCCGGTCACTGGGCTCCTGAGGGAGATTCAGAACCTGGACAAAAGCATCTCGCTGCCTGTGTCTCAGAGCTTTTTCTGGTCAGTGAGCTGGGGGGAGtcgggacgcctgggttctatccccaccTCTGGGGGGGAGTGGtctctagtgggtagagcagtgggagctggggatcaggactcctgggttctattcccagctctgtcattggCTCACATTTGAGCACGAGTGAATACCTTTCTCCccatccctctgtgcctcagtttccccagctgtaaaccAGGGTAATagccaggagagagagtttgATCTCTTGGCCAGTGCTGGAGCTGTGTGTGGGTGGGTAGGGCGGGGTGTCTCTCCCTGGCATTGGGGCTCATGATGCTCTGGGCAGCTGATTGGACCTTCCTCGGGGCTGCTGTCTCACCACCCTCCCCTCTCTTGCCCCTGGCCAAGGTACAACGCCAGCATTGGTGATGACGACAGCGCCCAGGCCTCCGGGGCATATATCTTCCGGCCAAACCACTCCgagcccctccctgtggctaggCGAGCCCGCACGTACCTGGTGAAGGTAGGTGGTGGGGGCATCCCCGGTGTGGGAACCTCCAGGGGGCTGGGCGTGGGAGCCGAAGTCTCTTGTCTCTGATTCCCTTATGCCGCTAGCCCTgagctagctgggaggggagtgggatctagcggttagagcagggggcgcggctgggagccaggatgcctgggttctattcccaagtCTGGCTGGGGGACTGGAGTCCACTGGGTTAGAGCAGAGTTGCTAGCTCTTGGGTAAGACTTAAAATTAAGGTCCCACCTCCTAACGACCATTGAAGATCCCCTTGCATGTTCCTTAACCTTACCGTGATGTCTCAATCAAAGCTAACCCCCTTCAGGATCCTGCAATCACGCCTCATTGCACTTCCAGCTGAATACAGGATCCTTTCCTTACTCTCCTCCAACGCTGTGCTGAGTTTCCGTGGGCTGCTAACAGCCTGCCCCAGAAGGAGCTGCATTTCCGCATCTGATGAGGGatcctgctctaaactgtgcccaccccccatgCCCTAACCCAGAAGTGGCTGAAAGGCAGTGCTGGGTGCGGGGACCCCACAcacgtgtctctctctctctctctctctggtccagaACAAGCTGGTACAGGAGGTTTACCAGAACTTCTCTTCGTGGTGCTCGCAGGTGGTGCGGCTCTATGCCGGGCAGGCCTACGTGGAGCTGGAGTGGACGGTGGGGCCCATCCCTGTAGAGTGAGTgtgagagctgggtgggaaatggaagGAAACCGCCTGAAAACCAAAGTAATTTCAACTTGGAGGCCTGCTGCCGTGCTCCATGGAAGTTGTGGTTTtggtgcctcatgctcccatcTTCCTttctgggctgggctccctgggtggactacatctcccatggtgcaccacagcctctcctcttggggtgggggctggtgcAATGCgccatgggagttgtagttcaaatGCCTCACGTTTCCATTCCCTCTGGTTTGGGGTCCCTGGTTGGACTACGTTTCCTATGATGCACCACAGCCTCCCCTCTTGGGGGCAGGaggtggtgcattatgggagtccCTGGCGCCGCATGGGAGGTGTAGTCTGACCAGGGAGCCAGGTTTGTAAAGTGGGAGGCACTGCAGCAGTGCTGCCAAATGCAAGTATTTGGGAGTTTTGACGGCACATCAATTTGTCCATCCCCATGATGCTTTTCATGGGGAGCACCCCGGCCATTGACACAGCTGAGATGGAAAATGTCAGAACAGCCCCAGAaagtgtcgggggtggggggaatccgTGTGCTGCCAGACCCCACGTCtgaccctgctgccccctctgccGCAGCGACGGGCTGGGCAAGGAGATCATCAGCCGTTTTGAGACATCCCTGCAGACGGACGGACGCTTCTACACAGACTCCAACGGGCGGGAGATTCTGGAGCGGAGGTaaaggggggcagggagacaTTGGGAGTGGGGTGATCCTtcctcagcgggggggggggggggggatgggatgggatgatTCCAGggtggagtcaggact is a genomic window containing:
- the MAN2B1 gene encoding lysosomal alpha-mannosidase, with protein sequence MIAGAARQPGAGGRGCRRAMGPLVGLLLGVGLLRAAAAGCGYESCPATKPDMLNVHLIPHTHNDVGWLKTVDQYFYGARNNIQHAGVQYILDSVIPQLLADPTKRFIYVEVAFFYRWWRLQTNPMQQAVRQLVSEGRLEFINGGWCMNDEAATHYNAMIDQMTLGLRFLQETFGECGRPRAAWHIDPFGHSREQASLFAQMGFDGFFFGRLDYQDKANREQLQEMEQIWRASASLQPPGADLFTGVLPNGYNPPLSLCWDQFCSDSPIVDDVSDENNVDSLVAYFLGTAAAQAKHYRTKHVVMTMGSDFQYENANLWYKNMDKLIKHVNAQQLNGSQVHVLYSTPTCYLWELFKANLSWSLKYDDFFPYADGPHQFWTGYFTSRPAFKRYERLSNNFLQVCNQLEALAGPVARTGPYGEGDSAVLRRAMAVAQHHDAVSGTEKQHVANDYAKRLAAGWDACQVLVSNALASISGNKENFIYCNYLNISVCPLTESAGTFMVILYNPLGRRVSWNVRLPVKGASYSVTDPNGQMVPNEVVPVSNFTRAVRRGRGDATHELIFPALAPPLGYSTYTISKTANRDLRSRLATRIREQAQPWVDTWSPREFQNEHLRVLFDPVTGLLREIQNLDKSISLPVSQSFFWYNASIGDDDSAQASGAYIFRPNHSEPLPVARRARTYLVKNKLVQEVYQNFSSWCSQVVRLYAGQAYVELEWTVGPIPVDDGLGKEIISRFETSLQTDGRFYTDSNGREILERRRDYRATWNLSQTEAVAGNYYPVNSRIYIKNKKFQLTVLTDRSQGGSSVADGSVELMVHRRLLYDDNRGVGEPLLEPGVYHDGLVVRGRHLVFLDTVESSADRHRLQAQQEFMAPQLVLAPGGGPSFHRGQRSLKQFSALKQELPPSVHLLTLAQWDPSSVLIRLEHQFERGESANCSQPVTVDLLHLFSSFTITSLQEMNLVANQKRDAMNRLSWRPATGAARRQAYPPLNPLGVTLQPMEIRTFLATIQYTGPSGGQAEL